The following coding sequences are from one Petrotoga sibirica DSM 13575 window:
- a CDS encoding NUDIX hydrolase: MSEQILAIPTKKILEKISSNNENFFNIKFCDFVEILESGNFYERDAIENDYNYKQIIPYVVFKNYEDKILVLKRTQNQGEKRLHNKLSIGIGGHINKGDKGITMEQTFFNGMDREINEELWINNSYKYIYKGIINDNHEDVSKVHIGVLFIGFIDSAKIKEENNFESTWMKKEEIVNLKDVNFEGWTKIALTNL, translated from the coding sequence ATGAGTGAGCAGATTTTAGCTATTCCCACAAAAAAAATTTTAGAAAAAATATCTTCGAACAATGAGAATTTTTTTAATATAAAATTCTGCGATTTTGTGGAAATATTGGAAAGTGGTAATTTCTACGAAAGAGATGCAATCGAAAACGATTATAATTACAAACAAATCATACCTTATGTAGTGTTCAAAAACTACGAAGACAAAATTTTAGTTTTGAAAAGAACACAAAATCAAGGTGAAAAAAGACTTCATAACAAGTTATCAATAGGGATAGGGGGCCACATAAACAAGGGGGATAAGGGTATTACTATGGAACAAACCTTTTTCAACGGAATGGATCGTGAAATAAACGAAGAATTATGGATTAATAATTCATACAAATATATTTATAAGGGAATAATCAACGATAACCATGAAGATGTATCCAAAGTTCATATAGGTGTCCTTTTTATCGGATTCATCGACTCTGCTAAGATAAAAGAAGAAAATAACTTTGAAAGCACATGGATGAAAAAAGAAGAAATCGTAAATTTAAAGGATGTGAATTTCG
- the hslV gene encoding ATP-dependent protease subunit HslV, with product MDFHGTTILGVKRNGKTVICGDGQVTMGETVFKGNAKKVRRLGEGKVISGFAGSVADALALYERFEGKYKSAHGNLMKAAVELTKEWRMDKALRRLEALLLVADKENIFLISGNGEVMEPQEDAIAIGSGGPYAYAAAMALLRNTDLDAEEIAKKAIEIAGEICIYTNDNITMEIIE from the coding sequence ATGGATTTTCACGGGACAACAATATTAGGAGTAAAAAGAAATGGAAAAACTGTGATATGTGGAGATGGACAAGTAACAATGGGAGAAACAGTTTTTAAAGGCAACGCCAAAAAAGTGAGAAGATTGGGTGAAGGAAAAGTAATATCAGGTTTTGCTGGATCCGTAGCCGATGCCCTTGCCTTGTATGAACGATTTGAAGGAAAGTATAAGTCTGCACATGGTAATCTTATGAAAGCAGCTGTGGAACTGACTAAAGAATGGCGTATGGACAAAGCACTTAGAAGACTTGAGGCATTATTACTGGTCGCCGACAAAGAAAATATATTTTTAATTTCAGGTAATGGCGAAGTTATGGAACCACAAGAAGATGCAATTGCAATTGGGTCGGGTGGACCTTATGCCTACGCTGCAGCAATGGCCTTGCTAAGAAACACGGACTTAGATGCTGAAGAAATTGCTAAAAAAGCCATAGAAATTGCCGGTGAAATATGTATTTATACGAATGACAACATCACCATGGAGATCATAGAATGA
- a CDS encoding ATP-grasp domain-containing protein, translated as MDIPIITGGKSIEREIALRSAKNVFNSINNLGHKPLIIDLIDDEFINKIQNYKFAFNVVHGDYGEDGRLSSLLDILGIDYTCSSPETCVATYDKFIFYNLFKNYVQMPQTILTNKLISPPFQFPFIIKPRKSGSSKGVYIIHNKNEFKFYLEKDLKEFQEVLVQEYIKGQEITISYIQKNDEFILLPILEIIPKKEFYDYEAKYTNGLTELRPQLNSSEKIIQKINEIGNQFMKILSFKDMFRIDAILKGDEIYVLEINTVPGLTELSDLPTSAIAAGISFDDLINIIIKNHVARVAG; from the coding sequence ATGGACATCCCAATCATTACAGGCGGGAAATCTATAGAGAGAGAAATTGCCTTAAGAAGTGCAAAAAATGTTTTTAATTCTATAAACAATTTAGGCCATAAACCACTAATAATAGATTTAATAGATGATGAATTTATAAATAAAATTCAAAATTATAAATTTGCTTTCAACGTGGTGCATGGAGATTACGGAGAAGATGGAAGGCTATCTTCCTTACTAGACATCTTAGGAATAGACTATACATGCTCAAGCCCTGAAACATGTGTAGCCACATACGATAAATTTATATTCTATAACCTATTTAAAAATTATGTACAAATGCCTCAGACAATTCTAACCAATAAATTGATATCACCGCCTTTTCAGTTCCCCTTTATCATCAAACCTAGAAAAAGCGGATCAAGTAAAGGTGTATACATCATCCACAACAAAAATGAATTCAAATTCTATTTAGAGAAAGATTTGAAAGAATTTCAAGAAGTTCTGGTTCAAGAATATATAAAAGGCCAGGAAATAACGATATCTTATATTCAAAAAAATGATGAGTTCATCTTACTACCAATCCTTGAAATTATTCCAAAAAAAGAATTCTATGATTATGAAGCAAAATATACAAACGGGTTAACTGAACTCAGGCCACAGCTTAATTCATCTGAAAAAATCATACAAAAAATAAATGAAATAGGGAATCAGTTTATGAAAATACTCTCTTTTAAAGACATGTTTAGAATCGATGCCATCTTAAAAGGCGATGAAATTTACGTTTTGGAAATAAATACTGTACCTGGTTTAACAGAATTAAGTGATCTTCCAACATCTGCAATAGCTGCAGGAATTAGCTTTGATGATTTAATAAATATAATAATCAAAAATCATGTTGCGCGGGTTGCAGGGTGA
- the topA gene encoding type I DNA topoisomerase, producing the protein MPKKNTKSNNNNKENKYVVIVESPSKAKTIERYLGKEYKVIASKGHVRDLPKKEFGVDIEHDFEPIFQVIPGKEKVIKEIKKETKGKRVLLASDMDREGEAIAWHLSQLLDLDPKEKNRIIFSEITKNAIKNSISNPQSLDLKKVDAQIARRILDRLVGYKISPLVWKVLKDYKTSAGRVQSAALKLIVDKERKIFTFKPKKYYNIYLEYKGQNIPLTKEDGKQIKPERITKTKKDQIFEYLKDKDFKLVNVEEKETTRKPPLPFITSTLQQTAVSTFNWSSSKVMKIAQDLYEGMETREGSIAFITYMRTDSTRVSNEAQQAAISYLEKNYGKDYVGHYLSKNKKTNVQDAHEAIRPTDIYMDVNNAKRLISSDHLKLYALIWNRFMASQSSPSRYLEKTYTIEDNTNKYAFEITSKKCIFDGFEKFWNSNNKEVDFEIGKNDKITYDQLKFEEKETNPPNRYTEATLIKELESKGIGRPSTYATIISTLLQRKYVSKIAKSTLRPTTTGFVVTDFLEAYFPEIVDVKFTANMEEDLDKIEDGKNKSKVVLEQFYKEFEKFLTTASNNIKNKQEILHYESDVPCEKCEKNMKLNFGRYGLYLSCEKCKETQKIPAESFGVTIKDKLFIKEYLQETLKIDKEENKIDEKCPVCGGDLILKHGKFGEFIACSNYPDCKYTRNVKARGKCLNCGGDIVKLKSKKGKTYFKCDSCGTMYWNEPSEYSCPNCSETLFYKTSKGKEKLYCEKDKTYFEIEEIKQLTKST; encoded by the coding sequence ATGCCCAAAAAAAACACTAAATCCAACAACAATAACAAGGAAAATAAATACGTAGTGATCGTCGAATCCCCATCAAAGGCGAAAACAATAGAAAGATATTTAGGAAAGGAATATAAAGTAATAGCTTCAAAAGGTCACGTTCGTGATTTACCTAAAAAAGAGTTTGGAGTAGACATTGAACACGACTTTGAGCCAATCTTTCAGGTAATTCCTGGTAAAGAAAAGGTTATAAAAGAAATTAAGAAAGAAACAAAAGGTAAAAGAGTATTACTAGCGTCGGATATGGACAGAGAGGGAGAAGCTATAGCATGGCATCTTTCCCAGCTTTTAGATCTTGATCCAAAAGAGAAAAATCGAATCATATTCTCAGAAATAACAAAAAATGCAATAAAAAATTCAATAAGTAACCCCCAAAGTTTAGACTTAAAAAAAGTGGATGCCCAAATAGCCAGAAGAATCTTGGACCGATTGGTAGGATATAAAATTTCACCTTTGGTTTGGAAAGTATTAAAGGATTACAAAACAAGTGCGGGAAGGGTTCAATCTGCAGCATTGAAATTGATAGTAGATAAAGAAAGAAAAATTTTTACCTTCAAACCAAAAAAATACTACAATATCTATCTCGAGTACAAAGGTCAAAATATACCTTTAACAAAAGAAGACGGTAAACAAATAAAACCCGAAAGAATAACAAAAACAAAAAAAGATCAAATCTTTGAATATTTGAAAGACAAGGATTTTAAACTGGTGAATGTAGAAGAAAAGGAAACAACAAGAAAACCTCCACTACCATTTATTACTAGTACTTTACAACAAACAGCGGTTTCAACCTTTAACTGGAGTTCATCTAAAGTAATGAAAATTGCGCAAGATTTATACGAAGGTATGGAAACCCGTGAGGGAAGTATTGCGTTTATTACTTACATGAGGACTGACTCTACAAGAGTTTCAAACGAGGCCCAACAAGCAGCTATTAGCTATTTGGAAAAAAATTACGGTAAAGATTATGTAGGACATTATCTGTCTAAAAACAAAAAAACGAACGTTCAAGATGCCCATGAAGCAATAAGGCCTACTGATATCTACATGGATGTTAACAATGCAAAAAGGTTAATTTCCTCAGACCATTTAAAATTGTATGCGCTTATTTGGAATAGATTCATGGCGTCTCAGTCATCTCCGTCAAGATACTTAGAAAAAACATATACCATTGAAGACAACACCAACAAATACGCATTTGAAATAACGTCCAAAAAATGCATCTTTGATGGATTTGAAAAATTCTGGAATTCTAACAATAAAGAAGTGGATTTTGAAATAGGCAAAAATGATAAGATCACATACGACCAATTAAAATTTGAAGAGAAAGAAACCAATCCTCCAAATAGGTATACAGAGGCAACGTTGATAAAAGAATTAGAATCCAAAGGAATTGGAAGGCCATCGACATACGCAACAATAATCTCTACACTTTTGCAACGGAAATACGTTTCTAAAATAGCGAAAAGTACGCTGAGACCAACTACTACTGGATTTGTAGTAACCGACTTTTTGGAAGCATATTTTCCAGAAATAGTTGATGTAAAATTCACTGCGAACATGGAAGAAGACCTTGATAAGATAGAAGACGGAAAAAACAAAAGTAAAGTGGTTCTAGAGCAGTTTTACAAAGAGTTTGAAAAGTTCCTTACCACAGCATCTAACAACATCAAAAATAAACAAGAAATTTTACATTACGAAAGCGATGTACCTTGTGAAAAATGTGAAAAAAACATGAAATTAAATTTTGGGCGATACGGTCTATATTTATCCTGTGAAAAATGCAAGGAAACTCAGAAAATCCCAGCTGAATCATTTGGAGTAACAATTAAGGACAAATTATTCATAAAAGAATACCTACAAGAAACTTTAAAAATAGACAAAGAAGAGAATAAAATAGATGAAAAGTGCCCCGTCTGTGGTGGAGACCTCATATTGAAACACGGGAAATTCGGAGAATTTATAGCATGTAGTAACTACCCTGATTGTAAATACACTCGCAATGTAAAAGCACGAGGAAAGTGCCTCAACTGTGGAGGTGACATCGTAAAATTAAAAAGCAAAAAAGGAAAAACTTATTTCAAATGTGATTCTTGCGGAACCATGTATTGGAACGAACCTTCAGAGTACAGTTGCCCAAACTGTAGTGAAACATTATTCTACAAAACCTCAAAAGGAAAGGAAAAGTTATACTGTGAAAAAGACAAAACATACTTTGAAATTGAAGAAATCAAACAATTAACAAAGTCAACGTAA